In one Sporomusa sphaeroides DSM 2875 genomic region, the following are encoded:
- a CDS encoding ABC transporter permease, with product MAKFAKEYGGIIAIGMCLLIGYILLTDVLGVLSAFLFPSIFKVIKLFPQYIDQLMTGLLSSLFLLVTAYVLAVITAITLGTIIGLKSGLRKNVTPYIYAFSAIPVPLLTPYAINLLPTFQAASIFLIWLAAFWVIFGTTIGAVMSIDKRYLETAAILEMSKAEKLFSIILPAASPSILVGCSIALTLSFMMLAVAEMFGARSGMAHFVQYYSDFAKFDVVMLGFLFTSAVLVLIMYIFDTIKHRILHWTINN from the coding sequence ATGGCTAAATTCGCAAAAGAGTATGGCGGCATTATTGCCATAGGTATGTGTTTATTGATTGGTTATATCTTGCTGACCGATGTGCTTGGCGTTTTATCTGCGTTCCTTTTTCCCAGCATCTTTAAAGTCATAAAGCTATTTCCACAATATATAGATCAACTGATGACCGGTTTGTTAAGCTCTTTATTCTTGCTGGTTACTGCTTATGTTTTGGCGGTTATCACTGCCATTACACTTGGCACAATTATTGGCTTAAAAAGCGGTCTGCGCAAAAACGTGACACCTTATATCTATGCCTTCAGCGCTATTCCGGTACCGCTCTTAACGCCATATGCTATCAATTTACTGCCAACTTTCCAGGCAGCTTCCATCTTCTTGATTTGGCTTGCTGCCTTTTGGGTTATTTTTGGGACAACCATTGGTGCTGTTATGAGTATTGACAAACGGTATTTGGAAACCGCGGCAATCTTGGAAATGTCTAAAGCCGAGAAGCTTTTTTCGATAATTCTGCCGGCAGCATCTCCCAGTATTTTAGTGGGCTGTTCCATAGCATTAACCTTATCGTTTATGATGCTGGCTGTTGCCGAAATGTTTGGCGCAAGATCCGGTATGGCTCATTTTGTCCAATACTATTCCGACTTTGCAAAATTTGATGTGGTAATGCTCGGTTTTTTGTTTACATCAGCGGTTTTGGTTTTAATTATGTACATCTTTGATACAATCAAACACCGGATTTTACATTGGACGATCAATAACTGA
- a CDS encoding ABC transporter permease codes for MDKFKIFLKKYWLTVCIYVALVLLYVYATKSGQANPYLFPEVEAIWAAFSNNQGVMLLNMVSSFKLMIPSILISLAIALILGTILGLTEWLRDALYPIIYAFSVIPSILLSPFALLLAPNFTVASIFLISYGTVWTTLFATITGIMTIDKRYLDKAATLELSGIKLMTKVILPAASPSILAGFVSSLRGTFLMLVYVEMYGTQYGMGFFVKKYSEFGLYDHTWVGFIFMVIILVIVMQLFEMMKKYILKWTI; via the coding sequence ATGGACAAGTTCAAGATTTTTTTAAAAAAATACTGGCTTACTGTCTGCATCTATGTGGCATTAGTCTTGCTGTATGTGTATGCGACAAAAAGCGGGCAGGCAAATCCGTATCTATTTCCCGAGGTGGAGGCGATTTGGGCTGCCTTTTCCAACAACCAGGGGGTTATGCTGCTCAACATGGTGTCATCTTTCAAGCTGATGATCCCATCTATTCTAATATCCTTGGCTATTGCGCTCATCCTGGGTACAATCCTGGGGTTAACCGAATGGCTCAGAGATGCGCTTTATCCGATCATTTACGCATTCAGTGTGATACCGTCAATCCTGCTGTCTCCCTTCGCGCTGTTGTTAGCTCCCAATTTCACGGTAGCATCCATATTCCTGATTTCCTATGGCACTGTCTGGACGACCCTTTTTGCTACAATAACCGGTATAATGACCATTGATAAGCGTTATCTGGACAAAGCGGCCACGCTAGAGCTCAGTGGAATCAAATTGATGACAAAAGTCATTCTGCCGGCGGCCAGTCCCTCTATTTTAGCAGGCTTCGTCAGTTCGCTGCGCGGTACTTTTTTGATGCTGGTATATGTAGAGATGTACGGCACTCAGTATGGCATGGGGTTCTTTGTGAAAAAGTACTCGGAATTTGGCCTGTACGATCATACCTGGGTAGGGTTTATCTTCATGGTAATTATACTGGTTATTGTGATGCAGCTTTTTGAAATGATGAAAAAGTATATACTTAAGTGGACGATTTGA
- a CDS encoding ABC transporter ATP-binding protein has translation MKIEGLSFAYKNDNRLILKDISIDVQAGTFVALLGQSGCGKSTFLRLLAGLETATAGTILLDDRPVSGASLDKGMVFQDYGLFPWMTAGENIMLALKQRFPQQDRKKLKQLALDTLNAVGLDESVYRKLPKELSGGMKQRCAIAQAFGIDPPILLMDEPFGALDAVTRARLQDLVLKLWSQENPKKTVFFVTHDVDEALLLANRIIVFGQSPSNIIYECSIPADQRPTRENQFDNPELLELRNTLIFQINKDVVSRIS, from the coding sequence GTGAAAATTGAAGGGCTTTCTTTTGCCTATAAAAACGATAACAGATTAATTCTGAAAGACATCAGCATCGATGTGCAAGCCGGGACCTTTGTGGCGTTGCTGGGGCAGTCCGGCTGTGGAAAAAGTACCTTCCTGCGTCTTCTGGCCGGCTTGGAGACTGCCACTGCAGGAACAATCCTTTTAGATGATCGGCCGGTAAGCGGGGCCAGTCTGGATAAAGGCATGGTTTTTCAGGACTATGGACTATTTCCGTGGATGACAGCTGGAGAAAATATCATGCTGGCTTTAAAACAGCGCTTTCCTCAGCAAGACAGAAAGAAACTGAAACAGTTGGCACTTGACACATTAAATGCAGTAGGTCTGGATGAGTCGGTATATCGTAAGCTGCCAAAAGAGCTGTCCGGCGGTATGAAACAGCGATGTGCCATTGCCCAGGCGTTCGGTATTGATCCCCCGATCCTGTTAATGGACGAGCCATTTGGAGCGTTAGATGCAGTGACCCGTGCGCGGCTGCAGGATTTGGTGCTGAAGCTGTGGTCGCAGGAGAATCCAAAAAAGACTGTGTTCTTCGTCACCCACGATGTGGATGAGGCACTGCTCCTGGCTAACCGAATCATTGTTTTCGGACAGTCTCCCAGCAACATAATCTACGAATGCTCCATTCCGGCAGACCAGCGTCCCACCCGGGAAAACCAGTTTGACAATCCGGAGCTTCTGGAACTGCGCAATACGTTGATCTTCCAAATCAATAAGGATGTGGTATCCCGCATTTCTTAA
- a CDS encoding ABC transporter substrate-binding protein: MKKILPVIILCLIMMLALVGCGTNAPASGTADTKGKANKDVLKISVAAQNNSGQVFQYMAEARGFLQEEGIDVNMVYINNVTDALTALSGGKVDVLSTYGTGGPLIQIANGQDFTIFGGYMIIGETPIYGKRETEWKNLESFRGKKIGITRGGTADTVIRGILSEAGLLNDVTFVEYKKNQEVLQAIAAGEVDFGGTATGHQLQAADLGLDVKMWPDEYWPNHSCCRMLATSAWIKDEKNQEALYRMLRAYLRAEEAMQGNKDEVVDLVVKKLDLDKPTVTSFVKSEHMKYDSDPFKNSVIKMWDRMIKFGYIKENNIPIAEHINTSIYKKALESLIKDYPNSQFFKDKLVQFNQNNA; the protein is encoded by the coding sequence ATGAAAAAAATCTTACCGGTAATTATACTCTGTTTGATTATGATGCTTGCCCTTGTGGGATGCGGCACAAATGCCCCTGCCAGTGGTACTGCCGATACCAAGGGTAAAGCAAACAAAGATGTTTTAAAAATTTCCGTTGCTGCCCAAAACAATTCCGGGCAGGTTTTCCAGTATATGGCTGAGGCGCGCGGCTTCTTACAGGAAGAAGGCATTGATGTCAATATGGTATATATCAACAACGTGACCGATGCTTTGACCGCTCTGTCCGGCGGCAAGGTTGATGTATTATCTACATATGGCACAGGCGGTCCCTTAATTCAAATTGCCAATGGGCAAGACTTCACCATTTTCGGCGGCTATATGATTATCGGTGAAACACCGATCTATGGTAAACGTGAAACGGAATGGAAAAACCTAGAGAGCTTTCGCGGCAAAAAAATCGGTATTACCCGTGGCGGAACGGCTGATACCGTGATAAGAGGCATATTATCTGAGGCCGGCCTTCTTAATGATGTAACCTTTGTTGAATATAAGAAAAATCAAGAGGTCTTGCAGGCTATAGCAGCCGGCGAGGTTGACTTTGGCGGTACCGCAACCGGTCATCAATTGCAAGCTGCCGACTTGGGCTTGGATGTCAAGATGTGGCCTGATGAATATTGGCCGAACCATTCCTGCTGCCGCATGCTTGCTACCAGCGCCTGGATAAAGGACGAAAAAAATCAAGAAGCGCTGTATCGTATGCTGCGCGCATATTTGCGGGCTGAAGAAGCCATGCAGGGCAACAAGGATGAAGTAGTTGATTTGGTTGTAAAAAAACTTGATCTTGATAAACCCACTGTAACAAGCTTTGTTAAAAGCGAGCATATGAAATATGACTCTGATCCGTTTAAAAACAGTGTAATCAAAATGTGGGACAGGATGATCAAATTCGGTTATATCAAGGAAAACAATATTCCAATTGCAGAGCATATCAATACCAGCATTTACAAAAAAGCGTTAGAATCTTTGATTAAGGACTATCCGAACAGCCAGTTCTTCAAAGATAAGCTTGTTCAATTCAATCAGAATAACGCATAG
- a CDS encoding ABC transporter substrate-binding protein, whose translation MKKCKGYVALCLVLMMISATLAGCSNTAKETAAAKKDDYVVKIPVSGGLCNAPLHVALDKGMFEEAGIKYEITKIETNTVDLMVAGKADAFSEMLPAMIQQINNGLDVNIAMGIHTGCLKLITKKDSPINSVKELKGKKIGVPGLASSQAIITQRALLAAGIGASPENMEVEFVVYNQPELPIALKNGQVDVIGMSDPAASLFVADEGAKLILDTAVDPEYKNEYCCVLVLRPDFVKQHPEIAKKYVGVIKKAGEYVQNHPEEVAKMQVDKKIVALGNPEFNAGILKTYKFIPSVPEGKQSFKNNLEDLQRLKIISKDLDLEQVIKKVYLEFDK comes from the coding sequence GTGAAAAAGTGTAAGGGTTATGTGGCTTTATGTTTAGTTTTAATGATGATTTCTGCCACACTTGCAGGCTGCAGTAATACGGCTAAGGAGACGGCTGCTGCTAAAAAAGATGACTATGTTGTGAAAATACCTGTTTCCGGAGGCTTGTGCAATGCGCCGTTGCATGTCGCTCTTGACAAAGGAATGTTTGAAGAAGCAGGAATCAAGTATGAGATTACCAAAATTGAAACTAATACGGTTGACCTGATGGTAGCAGGCAAAGCAGATGCATTTTCTGAGATGCTGCCTGCCATGATCCAGCAAATTAATAATGGCTTAGATGTAAATATCGCTATGGGCATACATACAGGCTGCCTGAAATTAATTACCAAGAAGGATTCGCCGATCAATAGTGTCAAGGAGCTCAAGGGCAAAAAAATAGGTGTGCCGGGACTGGCAAGCTCGCAAGCGATAATTACACAAAGAGCGTTATTGGCAGCAGGCATAGGTGCTTCGCCTGAGAATATGGAAGTGGAGTTTGTGGTTTATAATCAGCCGGAACTGCCCATAGCTCTTAAAAATGGTCAAGTGGATGTTATCGGCATGAGTGACCCGGCAGCCAGTTTATTTGTAGCAGATGAAGGTGCGAAATTAATATTGGATACTGCTGTAGATCCTGAATATAAGAATGAGTATTGCTGCGTACTGGTATTAAGACCTGACTTTGTTAAACAGCATCCGGAAATAGCTAAAAAATATGTGGGTGTTATAAAAAAAGCAGGCGAATATGTACAAAACCATCCGGAAGAAGTTGCAAAAATGCAAGTAGATAAAAAAATAGTCGCCTTAGGCAACCCAGAGTTTAATGCAGGTATATTAAAAACCTACAAGTTTATACCTTCAGTTCCGGAGGGGAAACAATCATTCAAAAATAACCTTGAAGATCTGCAAAGGTTAAAAATAATCAGCAAGGACTTGGATTTAGAGCAAGTTATTAAAAAAGTATATCTGGAATTCGATAAATAA
- a CDS encoding MalY/PatB family protein, translated as METQFDCIIDRYKTASLKWDNVRSTFGVDDVLPMWVADMDFMAPAPVLEAIRQRIDHGILGYTERPDSYFAAVSEWMLKRFNWPVRKEWIYFAPGVVPAISFIIQAFSSPGDKVVVQPPVYYPFMNTTQNNGRQVVYNPLKMENGRYTMDFDDLKRKLDPNVKLLLLCHPHNPGGAVWTRDELTKLGQICLEHKVLVVSDEIHADLIFRGHTHIPFASISEDFAQNTLVCTAPSKTFNLAGLQTANVIVPNPKLGEVFAAQMKKVHLIRPNVFGTLATESAYKYGSAWLEELLDYLQGNMEFLVDYCETRIKQIKVMKPEGTYLVWLDCRGLGMNDEQLNQFLLTQAKVALDGGNWFGPGGEGFARINIACPRAMLADGLKRIKQAINTYCGK; from the coding sequence ATGGAAACACAATTTGACTGCATAATCGACCGTTACAAAACTGCTTCCCTCAAATGGGACAATGTCAGGTCAACATTTGGGGTTGATGATGTTCTGCCGATGTGGGTCGCGGACATGGATTTTATGGCTCCGGCGCCCGTTCTTGAAGCAATCAGACAAAGAATTGATCATGGAATCCTGGGTTACACGGAGCGCCCTGATTCATATTTCGCGGCTGTCAGCGAATGGATGCTCAAAAGATTCAACTGGCCAGTTCGCAAGGAATGGATTTATTTTGCCCCAGGCGTCGTTCCGGCAATAAGTTTTATTATCCAGGCATTTTCTTCACCCGGCGATAAAGTTGTTGTCCAGCCGCCTGTTTATTATCCGTTTATGAACACAACCCAAAATAACGGGCGCCAAGTTGTTTATAACCCGCTAAAGATGGAAAACGGCAGATACACAATGGATTTTGACGACCTAAAAAGGAAACTGGATCCGAATGTAAAGCTTCTTCTTCTGTGCCATCCCCACAATCCGGGTGGTGCTGTCTGGACCAGAGATGAACTTACGAAACTTGGCCAGATATGCCTGGAGCACAAAGTGCTGGTCGTCTCAGACGAGATTCATGCCGACTTGATATTTAGGGGTCATACCCACATCCCATTCGCAAGCATTTCGGAGGATTTCGCCCAGAATACCCTTGTATGTACTGCGCCCAGTAAGACGTTTAACCTTGCCGGATTACAAACGGCAAATGTAATTGTGCCAAATCCGAAACTCGGTGAAGTATTTGCTGCACAAATGAAAAAAGTCCATTTGATACGGCCCAATGTTTTTGGCACTCTGGCAACTGAGAGCGCATACAAGTATGGAAGCGCGTGGCTTGAAGAACTTCTGGATTATCTGCAGGGCAACATGGAGTTCTTAGTAGACTATTGTGAAACCAGGATTAAGCAGATTAAAGTGATGAAGCCGGAAGGGACATATCTTGTCTGGCTGGACTGCCGCGGCCTAGGCATGAATGATGAGCAGTTAAATCAATTTTTGCTCACGCAGGCCAAAGTTGCTTTAGACGGAGGAAATTGGTTTGGCCCCGGTGGCGAAGGGTTTGCCCGGATAAATATTGCCTGCCCCAGGGCAATGCTTGCAGACGGACTCAAGCGGATCAAGCAGGCGATCAATACATATTGCGGTAAGTGA
- a CDS encoding ABC transporter substrate-binding protein gives MKVRIGLSILALTVMLTMAGCGGNSSNSTPASTPKSTDAAKAAPETSVVRWNYGTSGNVMVTIAEKKGYFKDEGITLEMVPATANADAMALLATGKADVASNAGTSNPLQQIASGVDLTIFGGHMVDGSMPIVARKGTKWNGVQDLIGKKFACNPAYFAFTGAVMDLGYNDPLKAVEWVTYTNYNDALAAVVRGEVDYALMGTGQNYAVKNMKEIDIVAWQGDVMKNYSCCRLVAPTSFVKNNPNTVKGIMKALIRAQRYYEANKNEAITLQAENIKTSKEYVAAYMLNDNYVVSPDPLKNPVIRAWGILDKTGFLNKKAKDINIADHINTDLYKAALDEVTAQYGSEDPEFYKKLQAFYQENNS, from the coding sequence ATGAAAGTAAGAATTGGTTTATCGATTTTGGCACTGACGGTTATGCTTACCATGGCGGGTTGCGGTGGAAACAGCAGCAATTCTACCCCTGCCAGCACTCCCAAATCTACTGACGCAGCGAAAGCAGCACCTGAAACCAGTGTGGTCAGATGGAACTATGGCACCAGCGGCAACGTAATGGTTACCATTGCGGAAAAGAAGGGATATTTCAAGGATGAGGGTATAACCCTTGAAATGGTTCCTGCCACAGCTAACGCTGACGCTATGGCACTGCTCGCTACCGGCAAGGCAGATGTTGCTTCCAATGCCGGCACCAGCAACCCCTTGCAGCAGATTGCTTCCGGCGTAGATTTGACCATATTTGGCGGACATATGGTGGATGGCAGTATGCCTATTGTCGCACGCAAGGGTACTAAATGGAACGGCGTTCAAGACCTGATCGGCAAGAAGTTCGCCTGCAATCCCGCTTATTTCGCATTCACTGGCGCTGTTATGGATTTGGGATATAATGATCCTCTCAAGGCTGTGGAATGGGTTACCTATACAAATTACAATGATGCTTTGGCCGCTGTGGTGCGTGGCGAGGTGGATTATGCCCTCATGGGTACCGGCCAGAATTATGCTGTGAAAAATATGAAAGAAATTGATATTGTGGCCTGGCAGGGCGATGTAATGAAAAACTATTCCTGCTGCCGTCTGGTTGCCCCAACGTCATTTGTAAAGAACAACCCCAATACCGTCAAGGGTATTATGAAGGCATTGATTCGCGCCCAGCGTTATTATGAGGCTAATAAGAATGAGGCCATTACCCTGCAGGCTGAGAACATTAAAACCTCTAAAGAGTATGTGGCTGCCTATATGCTTAATGATAACTATGTTGTCAGCCCGGATCCTCTCAAAAACCCAGTTATCCGTGCCTGGGGGATTCTGGATAAGACCGGTTTCCTGAACAAAAAAGCCAAGGATATAAACATTGCTGACCATATCAATACAGATTTGTACAAGGCTGCTTTGGATGAAGTAACTGCACAATATGGAAGTGAAGACCCCGAATTCTATAAAAAGCTGCAGGCTTTTTACCAGGAAAATAACTCCTAA
- a CDS encoding ABC transporter ATP-binding protein: MLEVSMDNLQFGYGEELVLSGLNYNAKAGDFVCLLGQSGCGKSTLLRLIAGLEKSNPGQLMVGGKPVDGPSLDRTMVFQDYGLFPWMTAGDNICIALKQKYKTWDKPKLKEVALEWTRNLGLDEELFDKYPMNLSGGQKQRFATARAFAIDAPLLLMDEPFGALDAVTKALLQDTVLELWQNGKEKRKTIFFVTHSVDEALLLATDILVLGQAPSKIIYTHSFTEATKPTRETLFTDPAVLDLRNRLTQIIYDEINEKALRLKQQKAADKSAEKTTIFNRKKAI, translated from the coding sequence ATGTTAGAAGTATCAATGGACAATTTACAATTTGGCTATGGTGAAGAGTTGGTTTTAAGTGGCTTGAACTATAATGCCAAAGCCGGTGATTTTGTTTGTCTTTTAGGGCAGTCTGGCTGCGGCAAAAGTACGCTGTTGCGATTGATTGCAGGACTGGAAAAGTCAAATCCGGGACAACTGATGGTTGGCGGCAAGCCTGTTGACGGGCCAAGCCTGGACAGAACTATGGTGTTCCAGGATTATGGCTTATTCCCCTGGATGACAGCAGGTGATAACATCTGCATTGCATTAAAGCAGAAATATAAGACCTGGGATAAACCTAAGCTCAAAGAGGTAGCTTTGGAATGGACGCGCAATCTGGGCTTGGACGAGGAGCTGTTTGACAAATACCCAATGAACCTTTCCGGGGGGCAAAAGCAGCGTTTTGCAACCGCCCGGGCTTTTGCAATTGATGCTCCGCTGCTTTTGATGGATGAGCCTTTTGGGGCTTTGGATGCAGTTACCAAAGCCTTGCTGCAGGACACCGTTCTAGAACTGTGGCAAAACGGCAAGGAAAAACGTAAGACTATTTTTTTTGTAACTCACAGTGTTGATGAGGCATTGCTATTAGCAACAGACATTCTGGTTTTAGGACAAGCTCCCAGCAAAATCATTTATACCCATTCATTTACTGAAGCAACAAAGCCTACGCGGGAAACTCTGTTTACCGATCCGGCGGTGTTGGATTTGCGCAACCGCCTTACCCAAATCATTTATGATGAAATAAATGAAAAAGCACTCCGCTTGAAGCAGCAAAAGGCTGCTGATAAGAGCGCAGAGAAAACAACAATTTTTAACAGAAAGAAGGCTATATAA
- a CDS encoding ABC transporter ATP-binding protein, which translates to MVGKIEIKNAQKIFKGPDGENVVAINGLDLSINAGEFISLVGPSGCGKSTLLRLITGLDRATEGIITLDEEEITEPGCDRGLVFQNPKLFPWSNIYDNVAFGLKARNVYKEKKHEVDEFINMVGLKGFEKVYPHHLSGGMAQRAALARALINHPKVLLLDEPLGALDALTRVIMQDEIIKIWQERKTTMIMVTHDVEEAIYMSNRVVVMTPRPAKIDEIIDINLPYPRVRDSNKFLKLRGKILGVING; encoded by the coding sequence GTGGTAGGAAAAATAGAGATAAAAAATGCCCAAAAAATCTTCAAAGGTCCGGACGGAGAAAATGTTGTTGCCATTAACGGCTTAGACCTTAGTATTAATGCCGGTGAATTTATATCCCTGGTAGGGCCGTCAGGGTGTGGAAAGTCTACTTTATTAAGACTGATAACAGGCCTTGACCGGGCAACAGAGGGAATCATAACCCTGGACGAAGAGGAAATTACAGAACCAGGCTGCGATAGAGGCTTGGTTTTTCAAAACCCCAAGCTTTTTCCCTGGAGTAATATTTATGATAATGTGGCCTTTGGACTAAAGGCCAGGAATGTATATAAAGAAAAAAAGCACGAGGTAGATGAATTTATCAACATGGTCGGGCTTAAAGGTTTTGAAAAAGTGTATCCCCATCATCTATCAGGGGGGATGGCGCAAAGAGCGGCACTAGCCAGGGCGCTGATCAATCATCCGAAGGTTCTGCTCTTAGATGAGCCGTTAGGCGCACTTGACGCACTGACAAGGGTTATAATGCAGGATGAGATTATCAAAATATGGCAGGAAAGAAAAACAACCATGATCATGGTCACCCATGATGTGGAAGAGGCTATATATATGAGTAACCGGGTTGTGGTAATGACACCAAGACCGGCAAAAATAGATGAAATAATCGACATTAACTTACCCTATCCCAGGGTGCGTGACTCAAATAAATTTTTAAAGCTGAGAGGGAAAATATTAGGGGTAATTAATGGATAG
- a CDS encoding uroporphyrinogen decarboxylase family protein, with translation MQDQMTPAQRAAAIAKGSLADRLPCNPNIANGTARIYGCKISEFKHNPKTIAQAQMAAYHKFGGDSLRIFTDLFPWAEAMGATVSYPEDDTADLLKPAIVSVQDIDKLRPADPYKDGRLPVQLEAMKYLKELAKDEVPCSAGIVGAFTNAFFLFSTNETLKLIHKNPQAVHKLCRVSLETCKAYAQAALDIGLNPTISEPMSSCTVVSPKVFREFSLPYLKELVEFIKSYGPNPVIHICGQTKKIWKDVADLGIGGMSIDNVASLQECKLAIGSQTKIMGNVDPGGIMYSGTPQDVRLKTLEGILDAYDSPKGYVVMSGCSLPVETPLENIQMMMDTVREVGYPVCPERVIEMIQDCKQ, from the coding sequence ATGCAAGATCAAATGACGCCGGCGCAAAGAGCGGCTGCTATCGCCAAGGGCTCTCTGGCAGACAGATTGCCATGTAACCCCAATATTGCCAATGGTACTGCCAGGATTTACGGTTGTAAAATTTCCGAGTTCAAGCATAATCCTAAAACTATTGCCCAGGCGCAAATGGCGGCATATCATAAGTTCGGCGGCGACAGCTTGCGGATTTTTACTGATTTATTCCCCTGGGCGGAAGCAATGGGAGCAACTGTTTCTTATCCTGAGGATGATACGGCTGATTTGTTAAAACCGGCAATTGTCAGCGTACAGGATATTGATAAGCTTCGTCCTGCTGATCCCTACAAGGACGGACGGCTGCCGGTGCAACTGGAAGCAATGAAATATCTAAAGGAGCTGGCCAAGGATGAAGTACCCTGCTCTGCCGGTATTGTCGGCGCATTTACTAATGCATTTTTTCTGTTCAGTACCAATGAAACACTGAAGCTTATCCACAAAAATCCACAAGCAGTACATAAGCTGTGCCGGGTTTCTCTCGAAACCTGTAAAGCTTATGCTCAAGCGGCGCTGGATATTGGCTTGAATCCCACCATATCAGAGCCCATGTCGTCTTGTACGGTAGTCAGTCCCAAGGTTTTTCGGGAGTTTTCGCTGCCATATCTTAAAGAACTCGTAGAATTCATCAAAAGCTATGGGCCTAACCCTGTCATTCATATTTGCGGACAGACCAAAAAAATCTGGAAAGATGTTGCAGACCTTGGGATTGGCGGGATGAGTATTGATAATGTAGCAAGCTTGCAGGAGTGTAAGCTTGCTATTGGCTCCCAAACCAAAATTATGGGTAATGTAGACCCCGGCGGGATTATGTACTCAGGAACGCCGCAAGATGTCCGCCTTAAAACCCTGGAGGGGATTTTGGATGCTTATGACTCTCCTAAGGGTTATGTGGTTATGTCAGGGTGCAGCCTGCCTGTGGAAACCCCATTGGAAAATATCCAAATGATGATGGATACTGTACGCGAGGTTGGTTATCCTGTTTGCCCTGAGCGTGTTATAGAAATGATTCAAGACTGTAAGCAATAG
- a CDS encoding corrinoid protein: MTGKEELLKLLAACVVEMEDEKIIPTAQAYIKAGYPAAEGILHGLVEGMNKAADLYENEEYFIPELLICSDAMYNGLDVLSPHLGKHDFQKKAKVVIGVVEGDTHDIGKNIVKIMLETAGYEIIDLGRDVPAAAFIECVKNTGASVVALATLMSTSTGNMKKVIDLLQQAGLREGVKVIVGGGPISAAFAEKIGADGYAVNAVEAVKLADRLVG; the protein is encoded by the coding sequence ATGACTGGCAAGGAAGAATTATTAAAATTATTAGCGGCATGCGTAGTGGAAATGGAAGATGAAAAAATCATTCCAACAGCACAAGCCTATATAAAGGCCGGTTATCCCGCCGCCGAAGGCATTTTGCATGGCTTGGTGGAGGGAATGAATAAGGCTGCCGATTTATATGAGAATGAAGAATATTTTATACCTGAGCTGCTGATTTGTTCTGATGCCATGTATAACGGTTTGGATGTTTTAAGCCCGCATCTGGGTAAACATGATTTTCAGAAAAAGGCCAAGGTAGTCATCGGCGTTGTCGAAGGTGACACCCATGATATTGGGAAGAATATCGTGAAAATTATGCTGGAAACGGCCGGATATGAAATTATCGACTTAGGCCGTGATGTTCCGGCTGCAGCTTTTATTGAGTGTGTTAAAAATACGGGAGCAAGTGTGGTTGCCCTTGCAACCTTGATGTCCACCAGCACCGGTAATATGAAAAAAGTCATTGACTTGCTGCAGCAAGCAGGCCTGCGTGAAGGTGTAAAGGTTATTGTCGGCGGCGGCCCCATTTCAGCGGCTTTTGCCGAGAAGATAGGTGCTGACGGATATGCTGTAAATGCCGTGGAAGCCGTGAAACTGGCGGATAGATTAGTCGGATAA